Proteins encoded within one genomic window of Alphaproteobacteria bacterium:
- the plsX gene encoding phosphate acyltransferase PlsX: MRVTLAIDAMGGDFGPAVVIKGASLALSDYSLDEHGIDYLFYGNFDLIEAQIKLYPNLADISKIIHADSIITSETRPASAVRLGKKTNMGMAVDAVVSGKANAVVSGGNTGAYMALSKVMLKTLEDVDRPAITGIFPTSRGRSVVLDLGANIDCSPENLVEFALMGEAFARLQLGVAQPTVGLLNVGVEDLKGNAIVQEAAVYLRKLIPDNFYGYIEGNDIAAGTTDVVVTDGFTGNVVLKTIEGTAKSFRDVLKNSLSSSIGGKIGYLLAQGAFEQFRQRIDPSLYNGAPFLGLKGLAIKSHGGANAVGFANAIKVAINLVKRDFIQEIEKQLALIDIEGKGPK; the protein is encoded by the coding sequence ATGAGAGTAACACTAGCGATTGATGCCATGGGCGGCGATTTTGGCCCAGCCGTTGTGATCAAGGGGGCCAGTTTAGCTTTGTCTGATTATTCCCTGGATGAGCATGGCATCGATTATTTGTTTTATGGTAACTTTGATTTAATTGAAGCGCAGATTAAGCTCTACCCAAATCTTGCTGATATTTCAAAAATTATCCATGCTGATTCAATCATCACAAGCGAAACACGCCCCGCATCAGCGGTTCGATTAGGCAAAAAAACAAACATGGGAATGGCTGTCGATGCTGTTGTTAGTGGCAAGGCGAATGCGGTTGTTTCCGGGGGTAATACGGGGGCCTATATGGCCCTTTCCAAGGTTATGCTTAAAACCTTGGAGGATGTCGACAGACCAGCCATTACAGGTATATTTCCCACATCAAGAGGGCGCAGCGTTGTCCTTGACCTTGGCGCGAACATCGACTGCTCGCCGGAAAATCTGGTGGAATTTGCCCTAATGGGAGAAGCCTTTGCGCGTCTTCAGTTGGGGGTTGCCCAGCCAACCGTTGGGCTTTTGAATGTGGGCGTAGAGGACCTAAAGGGGAATGCCATCGTCCAAGAAGCCGCTGTATATTTGCGAAAGCTGATCCCTGATAATTTTTATGGATACATCGAGGGTAACGATATTGCAGCCGGAACAACGGACGTTGTGGTCACCGATGGCTTTACCGGAAATGTTGTCCTAAAAACGATCGAGGGCACAGCAAAATCATTCAGGGATGTCTTGAAAAATTCTCTGTCATCCTCAATAGGGGGGAAGATTGGGTACTTGTTGGCCCAGGGTGCATTTGAACAATTCCGCCAACGAATCGACCCCAGCCTTTACAATGGTGCACCGTTCCTTGGGCTAAAGGGTCTGGCCATAAAAAGTCATGGTGGGGCCAATGCGGTTGGTTTTGCTAACGCCATTAAGGTTGCCATTAATCTGGTTAAGCGGGACTTTATTCAGGAAATAGAAAAACAGTTAGCTTTAATAGATATCGAAGGAAAGGGCCCCAAATAG
- the rpmF gene encoding 50S ribosomal protein L32: MAVPKKKTSKSRQGMRRSHDHLKSINTAECSNCGTQKLPHHVCQSCGHYNGRQVFKTKSDISEVE; encoded by the coding sequence ATGGCTGTTCCAAAGAAAAAAACATCGAAATCAAGACAAGGTATGCGTCGTTCTCATGACCATTTAAAGTCCATCAATACAGCAGAGTGTTCAAATTGCGGGACACAGAAATTGCCCCATCATGTTTGCCAATCCTGTGGACATTACAACGGTCGCCAAGTTTTCAAAACAAAATCAGACATATCAGAGGTTGAGTAG
- a CDS encoding cation:dicarboxylase symporter family transporter: MSFSLFKSLPVQLILCLVGGLFLGEHLNNDTINILYTISCLLKEILMFALPVIIFSYLFAALLAFEKQAPLLILTMLVLVTISNALTALAAYGAMAAAAPFLVGTAVQMMAAGPESIHSLFALNLPTMPPENAMIGGLLMGLITNAFRGNQKSDCIKQMAFKLRDGSTFGLQKLFIPLLPLYVLGFVLKLDRDGSLGTLIQHFGRIFVVECVVIVAYVVLMYAIAAKFNWSAFARYIKEMLPAGLTGFSTMSSAATMPVTLAATEKNLNDREYADFVIPTTVNIHLIGDGISIAIIALALLLLSGQGLPNFTTYLVFTVYYCLAKFSVAGVPGGGVFVALPVILKYLELSPETATMLTTVYVLQDPIITATNVMGNGAFAIITKRWLHSK; the protein is encoded by the coding sequence GTGAGTTTTAGCCTGTTTAAAAGCCTGCCTGTCCAATTGATACTATGCCTGGTTGGTGGATTATTTTTGGGGGAGCACCTCAATAATGATACGATCAATATTCTTTATACAATAAGCTGCCTATTAAAAGAAATTTTAATGTTTGCGCTGCCGGTTATTATTTTCAGCTATTTGTTTGCTGCATTGCTGGCTTTTGAAAAACAGGCCCCGCTTCTTATTCTGACGATGTTGGTTTTGGTGACTATTTCCAATGCCCTAACCGCCTTGGCAGCCTATGGGGCTATGGCAGCAGCAGCACCATTTCTTGTTGGAACGGCCGTACAAATGATGGCTGCAGGCCCGGAATCGATTCATTCGCTTTTCGCGCTTAACCTGCCAACGATGCCACCCGAAAATGCCATGATTGGCGGGCTTTTGATGGGGCTGATCACAAACGCATTTAGGGGCAATCAGAAATCTGACTGTATCAAACAAATGGCATTCAAATTGCGGGATGGATCGACCTTTGGGTTGCAGAAATTGTTTATACCTTTGCTTCCGCTTTATGTGTTGGGATTTGTTCTGAAGCTGGATCGGGATGGTTCGCTTGGGACGCTGATTCAACATTTTGGTCGAATTTTTGTTGTGGAGTGCGTTGTGATTGTTGCATACGTGGTCCTGATGTATGCTATCGCTGCAAAATTCAACTGGTCCGCCTTTGCCCGTTATATCAAGGAAATGCTGCCTGCAGGCTTAACCGGGTTTAGTACCATGTCCAGCGCTGCCACAATGCCCGTAACATTGGCTGCAACCGAAAAAAATCTGAATGATCGGGAATATGCCGATTTCGTCATTCCAACGACTGTGAATATTCACCTTATTGGGGACGGCATTAGTATTGCCATTATCGCGTTGGCGTTGTTGCTTTTGTCTGGGCAGGGGCTGCCAAATTTCACAACATACCTTGTTTTTACTGTTTATTACTGCCTTGCTAAGTTTTCAGTTGCCGGCGTTCCGGGTGGGGGCGTATTTGTGGCCCTTCCTGTTATTCTGAAATATTTGGAGCTGTCACCAGAGACTGCAACCATGTTGACAACCGTTTATGTTTTACAAGACCCCATCATCACCGCAACAAACGTTATGGGGAATGGAGCCTTTGCCATCATCACGAAACGGTGGCTGCATTCAAAGTAA